In Taeniopygia guttata chromosome Z, bTaeGut7.mat, whole genome shotgun sequence, the sequence CTAGAGAAGGTTCTAGGGATCCCCCTACCTTGTACACGTCAGTGTGGGTGACTGCAGGTCTGCAAaccagctggtgctgctgccggAGGAGTTCAGCCAGCTGGAGGTGGAAAGCAGCCTTGATGCGCTTGATGGCTCCTTTGTCCTGTGGCCACTGGCCACTGCCTTCCATGTGGCAGATAACTGGGGACAAAGGGATAGCAGGAGGTCAGTGAATCCCACACAGAAATAAGGTGTTGGACAGGGGCGTCTGGAACTACAGGTTACAGCACAAGGACAGGAGAAGACAGGGTTCTGCTCCTGCCTGTAGCACACCAACAGAGCAATAACAGAGCCAGGATTGATGCTTGCCTCCACTTCCCTCCAATAGATCATCTCCCACTCACATCTCACCCCACTTACTCCTCAAAGGAGTTATGTAGGCCGGGCAGGGTTTCTCCCCCGAAGGAAGCAGGAAGTGCTTGCTTCTGTTATGGAAGGAATAAATTGGCTTCATAGGAATGGGAGGAAAGACCTGAAAGAGAACAGCCACCCAGCAACTGAGAACAGGGAGCAGAAACCTCTTGGCAATGTGTATTCCCTCACCCAAAGCCCACACCAGCAAAGCCCTCCAGTACAGAGGGTTTGGTCAGCTTATGCACAGCCAGCCCAAAGGATGCAACAGCAAAGAAGAGTCACCATATTGCCCCAGGGGCTCTCAGCAGCCACAAAACCAGAGAGTGACTCATTCTCTTGGTCCTCCCtcaccccagctccctgcagaccCCCAACCATGGGGAGACACTCACGTCTGTGTACCGGAGGGCTGGATGGACACCCTGCACAGCCGTCACCGTCAGTGGCAGCTCCTTCAGGTTCCACAGCTTGCGGCTCAGGTCATCGTAGGAGCAGACAACACTGACCATGGCCTCCTCACCTGTTCCTCCTGCCTGCAGACACACAGGAAGCCTCTCCAAGCacctctcctgctcctgcagttACCTCAACTCCCTCATGGGCTGGCATCACAACCAAGATCTGAGGAGACAGCACTGCCACACCAGGGAGCAGTTTCTGGCAATAGCGCTCAGCAAAATGGGGAGGCAGGGAAGACAGCAAAGACAAGGGCAAGGCTGTCTGTGACTCCCCAGCAGCCTCAGGTATCCCAgaggcaaataattttttttattttgtaagaCACCAAGGCAGCATCAAGAGCAGTCACTATAGTAAAGGAGAAGCCAAGAATGATTGGGGAATAAAGAGATCACACAGCAGCAAGGTGAGAGCCCTGTTAATGTCTCCCCAGCAGTTACCACAACGCCAACAGAGGCGTAAGTTAACAGAAAACTCCAATGACTACATCCTTAGCCAAGACAGAGCTCTGGCACATGGCAAaagcaaagacagaaaacatTCAGAGCATATAGGAACCCCATGGAGGGCAGCAGAGAAGCACCAGAGGGAGAACTGGTGCTGCCCTTACTGCTTCCACCTCCCCAAATaacagcagagcagcctgaaCAGGAAGGATACATTAGTGACACCAAACCACCCAGATCAGAGGCGGCTGAGTCACACAAGGAGCCAACCTGTCTGGAGTTTTCTGACTTGGGCtctctggcagagcagcagcaccctcTGCAGGTGTGCCATGAACCACAAACCTCATCCTGCTTGTGGCTGCACCTTTCCTCTGCCTTCATCCTACACATCCTCATATTGCTGGCTCCCCAAGCTGCCTGCACACAaacagctggaggaggaggtaCGCTGCACCAACCACCCCACACTCAACAGCAACTTTCTCCCTTGCTCTTCAAGAACCGGCAATAATGGAACCCCTAAGCACCCCCTCAGGCTCCAGGAAAATGTATCCACTATCAGACTGGGGTATATCAACCCTGCTAACCCCAGACTGGCCTGGAAGGGACACAGCACACAGACCTTCCTGCAAACCTGacacccagctctgcccagactGCAATTGGTCCTGGCACAGGAGAACCCTTCCACCAAATGTGTGCCCCTTCAATCTgaaaaagtggaaaagaaacaatttcttcctCCATCCAGGTAAAGAGCTAGTTGTACTGATGCCTTTTTGGGACTACCTAAAAATGGAGGCTAGATAAAATTAAGAGATTAAAATAGTCACTTAATTTTTATCTAGGCTCCATTTTTAGGTAGTCCCAAAAAGGGACTTCAATAAATAGAACCACAAAAGTGGttctatttattgaagggccttcaggtacattttcAGGCAGATAAAGCCCCCCTCAGGCGCTACACCCCAAAATGGACGATGGGTCATGGGTTTTCATACTTTTGTAAGTTTGGTTAATTTGCACATTAGGGGTTAACCTTCCAATTATAGCTTCAGATTATGAAGACATTTACTCCAAGTTTGCTCTCTCCCCAGCTTACTTTTGTTTACATTTCTCAGGGTCTGAGAAGTAATGTTTCCTTTATTTCCAGGCCTAGAGagaaattgttttgtctaaTCAAAATGTGAAGACAGTAACTAACAATCTATATGGAGTTAAACACTAAAGAATTGCAGaattacaaatatatgaaaaatattaatgctAAAATCCTAGGGCATCTGTACAAAAAGATCAATGAAGTGTGCCAAAGTGCTCATGGCTCATCTCCAGACTTTAATTTCACAAGCTGAAAAGCAGAGTTGTAAGGAGGGACATTTTCCAGCCTCTGAGATGCATCTCTTTTGTCTGAAAGTAAAGTTTCTTTGTTTTGGCTGCACTCTCACAGGGAGCACTATCTAGCACTTTGCAATATGCTAAGAAAGTTCCTTTTCCTGGGTTTGCCAGCAGGACCTAAGGGGTGGCAGCACAGATTTGTCTGGCCCATGTCCTGAAGGATGCAGAGGTCCAGCCAGAGGGGCACTGTGGGACAGTAATATGTACTCAGGCAGTGAACAGAGGGGCAACAGCAGTGAGAACAGGACAGTGAGGTGCTTGCAGGAGAAAATGACATCTGCGGGATGCTAAAGCAAGAGGATTTCAGCAGTTATGCATTGGCTGCCATGAAAGACTTGGTAGATCCTTACCCTTACTACATTCTCTTGGGAACTACCCAGCTGCTTCAGTGCCACTTGAATGACCTCCCTACAGCCCTTCCCTCACTCGTCTTCCTGGAGagagccccagccccacgggGGAGGCAGTCATACCTCTTTCCCAGTCCTGATCACAGATTCCAGCAGGGCTCCTGTGTAGCAGATGGAGGACTCAGGAATGTCCGCATGGCTAAGTAGGAGAAGACAACAGAGCGTTAGAGCTACAACATGCCAGCTTATTAATCCTATTGACACTGCATGGGTCAATTAATCCTATTGAAACTGCTCAGCCCAAGGATGAGCAATCCCTCTCTAAAGGAAGGTCCTGATGAAAAAACAAATCTCTGTGCATTACAGCCTTGCCCTTGTCTTTGCCCTCTTTCTTATCTCCCCAATAATACACCCATAGTGAACCAGTAACTTGTGCAGCTTCACAGGATGCAAAGCCAAAGCCACCAATGCTGTCACTCACAAGATACATCCTCAAGTTAGGACAAAGAGGCACAGCCAAACCCTCCTTTCTGTGCAAGAGGGTCTCACTTTTGGCGGATGGTATATACTGCTGTAGAGGCATTCCAATGCCATAGGGAAGACAATCTTGTGAACCACTGCAAGGTCTCAAAGGACTTCACAAAAATGTCCTGCAAGGTCCAGacagcttctcttccagctcTGAGGAGCATACCGGCATCCTATCCACATGGTAAGGGCAGGACCATGTTGCCTCCCTGCCTTTTGCATTACATCCAGCAGCTTGCCCTTCCCACCCATTCTTGGGAAGCAGCTCACAACTTTAGGACAACTAAAATGATCTCACAAATCTGAAACAACCCACAACACCCCACAAAGCATAAAGCTGACAATAGGgtgaccagggacaggacacatGGCAGGAGCGACACATGGAGCaacccacagctgctgctcagtgcaACTCACAGCTTCAGCAGGTGCCTGATGATCTGCTCAGGAATGAGGCGCTTCtggcaggcagtgctggcctCCCACACCACAGCCTCACAGATGCTGCCATCCTGGAACCGACGCAGCTCTGACTTCTCTCCCCAGAAAGTCCGGAACTCCAAGGCCTGTGGGGGGACATTGATCAAGCCAGAGCAGGGACAAAGGTCATTTCTGGGCCAAACAAAACCTTCCCAAGATTACCAGCCAGCCTCCCAGCTGTCTTCAATCACAGCACAGCACCAGCTTTGCTCTTACTCTGCACAAGCAGGGCTCCCCTCACCTCGGGGTGATCAGCCTGAGGACCCTTCTCCAGCATGCTGGCAGCAAACTCTGGGACAAACAGGAGGCCAAATGTCAGGGGCCCAACATCCTTGTGTTTTGGGGGCTCAGCATCAATTGGCCACtgtggggaaaatgaggaacaTGAGGCACAAGGACAGATGAGGTTTCTGGAGTAGTAGCTACTGGAATATTGGGGTGCTAGATGAATCTCCTGCTATGTTCTCCCAGACAACCACAGACAGGGAAAGTCTCATCTAATAGGTCTCCTCAATGACAAGAAAAGCTGTCTTCACCCTGCCTCATTACTGGACCAGGACTTGTGCCCAGACCAAGCAACACAGCCCAGTGCATCCCACAGACACAGCTGcatcccacagcccagtgcagGGCCTCAGGTTCTGTATTCCCATCAAGGGGAGACAAGCCTGTctccttcccagggagcagggatgccCTCCCTGTGGTCTGTAGTACCACAAGAGACAGCTGAGACCCCACAAGCAACAAAAGATCCAGTGTCATTGCCAAGCTGCATTACCTCAGGgacctggggcagggagtgagCCACAAGCTGTGCTCTCTGAGACAGCCCACGTGCCAGCAGTGAGACAATGAAGGGCAGGGCCGCAGCCACGTAGTTCCCACCCTGATCCATCAGCTCATTCAGCAGCTGCATCTTCTTGCAGGTACTCTGCAACTTGGAGACATGCTTCAGGCTACAGAGAAGAGAAGCTGGTCACCTACTTCTGGCACCAAATCCTTTCTGAGAGAGGGCTTTGTTAGAGCATGGATAAAATGGGGAACAGAGGGTCCTAGCCCAGGATGGGTGCTACAAGAATGCCTTCTGGCATCTCAGGAGATGCTGGTCATTGTTTCCAAGGCTTAACATTGCTCCCCTCCTCTGGGAGGCTATCTAGACAGTAAAAGCGCAATGGCCCAGTGCAAAGAGGCACCAGGGTCTATTTCAGAGCTTAGCAGAGCTACTTCCCACCAGGTAAGTCCAAATCTAACCCAGACTAAAGCCAGAAGCAGCTCACTCGTCTTTGAGCAGGCTGCCTCAGCACTGCCCCCCCAGCACAGTGAGACTCACTGGAAGACATGGTCAAAAGTCCTGAGCATGGGCTTCTGGGTCATGAGCAGCACCTGAAAGCCATCCACCATCCGGTCATCCAAAATCTCCATAGAGCACTTGGCTTCAAACTGGACCTGAGCAAGGAGGGAAGGCAGTGTACGAGCATGAATgcaaagggagaaggaaatcaAATCCCTCCAGCAGCGGTCACTTGTGCTCCCCCATCAACCAGGGTAAGCCCAGTTCCATGGTCAGCAGCACACCCTGATCCCAGTCTCTGTCCTCAGCACGAAGCCAAGTAACAAACAGTTCTcactgctgcccagacagtcctTTCTTGATATCCCTGGCATCAaagtcattttttttctctcctacaGAACAGTTACATCTGCTAAACAGCTTCATCCAAAGGTGCACACAAAGAGGGAAACAACTTTCTCATACTACTTGAGCAAGACTGGTAATGCAGCACTACATCTGTGTCTCCAAACTTCAAAGCTGGAGATGTTAAAAGCTTAGAAAACCACAATGAATGCCCTCCCTTGGTCCTACATCCTCCTCAAAGACATCTAACCATTTTCAGCCTGAGTTCACTCTTAGGACAGTAGCTCAAGAAGCCACCACAACTTGCTCAGTACCTGGTGGTATTTGCTGGCAGTCATATCAGCACAGAGATTGACCAGTCCAGAGGGATCCACAAAGACCACTTCAAATGCCTGGTGGAAATCATCCAGGACAGGCTGGAAAAGCAAACAAGTCCTtactgctgcagcacatcacACACAccgaaacaccccaaaattgctgCCATCTGCCATCCCTGCAACAGGTACATccctgccagcaggagcagtggcAATACAGACAGGCACAAGACCATTTAGAGGGCTGCTTACCACGGAGGGATCAGCATCCTTGGCTAGACTGATCCCTGTCACGCTCAGATCAGTGGTGGCTGTGGACAGACAGGAAGGAACAAGTCACACCACCATCCACACCTCTCCCCCTGGTGACAGTGGCACAGTTATGTGTCAACGCCCACCAAGGTCTCAAAATGTCAACAGTGCTACAATACAATGCTGGCCTCCACCCTATGATGGGAATTCCCCACGTCACTGCAAGATGCAccatccagccctgctctgttgATTCATCCCCTCCTGTCCATCCCACCCACAGGGGCTCAGCacaaaagaaaagccacaatgGCCTCTCTGCCTCTTCCCCCATGTGTTCAGGCTTTATGCAGAGACACCAACCTCTCCCTGTCCCTAGAGACCCCTGGAAACTCACCCAGGAACTGCAGAGTGCTCCTCAATACCTGGTAGCCACTCATCATCTTGACAATCTTGCGCTTCATCAGCAGGTAGGCAACAAGCATGGAGACCAAGAAGCCACTGAAGCACCCCAAGCCCTGTGAAAACAGATATCACAACTCCATGGCAATCCACAAGTTAGGTTTTCATGGAGGCTCCATCCTAACACAGCTCAAAGCAAAGCCACAAGCCACCACCCCACCTATAGGGACCCAAGCACCACCCTTCTGCCACAGGAAGGAGAGCAGGACAAAGGCAGGTTAGCCAGGTAAGCAGAGCACAGGACATACCTTGCTGAGCTGCCGCTGGTTCAGCCAAACTTTGAGGAGGGCCAGGCCATCTTTCATGCCTGGGAAGTCCGTGGCTGCGTTAGACAAGAAATGCAGGTGGGAGAGCATCACGGTGTCACAGAGGATGGAGTTGTTGTAGTGTGGGGTCGGGGGCTCGGTGGCTCCTGTGTGGAGAGATGACAGCATGTTGGACCCAACCACCAACCGCCTGGCCTTAGAGAAGGGCTGCAGTGAACCCACCCACAGGCACTGGGGGCAGTCTCAGCCTGAAACAAACAGCCTCATGTTCCACCAGCCTGGGCCATACCTTCTTTGGGGGTGCTCTGCTCCATGAACCAGGCAGTCCGGACGTTGTTCTTGGTGGGAAAGAAGCGGCTAGGTTTGAAGAGATCCGAGTAGGGACAAGCATGGAGTCGGACAGTGACAATCTTCTCATCCTTGCCTGTAAGCACTCAAGGGGAGATGTACAGGAGGAAGAGATGTCAAAGAATAAActgggaaaacagagagcatCCACAGCCCGGGCAAAGGCAAAAGTTCCACAGCAGTAGAATTCATTCAGAGCAGTGAGTGACCATATCCTAGAGCCAATGATGACCTTGAGGTCACACAGCTCatgccccagccccatcctctTCCCCACTGCTCAGTCTGGCATCATTGCCTGCCCTAGCCTTGCCATACCACATCTGTCCCAGACCCCAACCCACTATCTCCTGAGGGCTGTGGGAATAAGCAGGACTTAGCAACCCATGCATCTCATGATCCCCTTTCACGAGGACCAGTCCTCTCCTTAGGGAAGAGACAGACTGCACACAGGTtcctggggaaggcaggaggacAGAGTGGaacagggctggggagagcaggaaggaagggcAGTGCTGGGTACAAGTGTGCTGTGTAGGGTTTACTTTTCTATTCCTTGAAGTACCCACAGGATATGCCAGCCAGTGAGGTCAAGGCTGGAGAGCCCAGCCAAGCTGCAGAGGAGGATTGGGAAGGGGAGAGACCCTGAGGACTAGACTCTGGgtaaagagagaaaacagatgAGAAGCACCCAAAATTTATCACCAATTGTGATGGCAGTCCCAGACTGATCCCTCTCCAATGAGATATTAAACGGTATGACACCACCACCAGCACTCTCCATCCAACACCTGTACCCAGTCACACCCCACACCAGAGCAAGGCTCAAGTGCTACCTTGAGGCCTCAGGAGCAGGATGGGCTTCAGGTGGTTGCTGTTCATGTAGGCAAACTTCACACTGCCAAAGAGCTTCTCCTTGGACAAATGCTGGGCAATGTGGGACAGGTATAGGGCTCTCTTCCGGTGGTAACGTTGATTCAGGTTATCTTTGTCCTGAAAGATTTCCTGGGAAGAGAGGGAAAGGACAATGCCACCTCACCTGCCTGCTGAGTTCAGTTCAGCCCGAGGCACCCTACCACCTATCTCACCCAAACCTATCTCAGCACCAAGGAGCTCCACGCTGGTCAGGACCTTGCTGTTGgctccctgagctctgggacTGCAGGAGACAAGAGCAGTCATGCAGCCTAACAGGCTGTGCTTGGTCTCAAGCTTTTCTTACAATTAAGTCTGGGCAGCAAGGGTAGTTAACAGGCTCCAAACTTCTCCCTCCCTTTAACACAGTCTTGGGAGCTTCGGTGGAAGTGTAATTGGGTACAAAAACATGcatctccctggcagtgccccatCCAGCAGGGAGAAGGAACATCCTCATGACAAACTAAGATTAAACAGCTGCAAGCTAGGATAGAGCAAGAGGTCAGACC encodes:
- the NOL6 gene encoding nucleolar protein 6 isoform X3, encoding MASSPEVAEEAEQGPEAPAGGAVRRGKRAAPAAAAPQPAKLSRAELYKPPTSEELTQLKETEDLFHSSLLRLQIEELLKEVTLKEKKKKKIDAFLHEINSLLRAIPETPETELTDQAWLSKDVKVPFLQVPFNVKGKFRFVPPAELKVVGSYLLGTCIRPEINVDIAVTMPREIFQDKDNLNQRYHRKRALYLSHIAQHLSKEKLFGSVKFAYMNSNHLKPILLLRPQGKDEKIVTVRLHACPYSDLFKPSRFFPTKNNVRTAWFMEQSTPKEGATEPPTPHYNNSILCDTVMLSHLHFLSNAATDFPGMKDGLALLKVWLNQRQLSKGLGCFSGFLVSMLVAYLLMKRKIVKMMSGYQVLRSTLQFLATTDLSVTGISLAKDADPSVPVLDDFHQAFEVVFVDPSGLVNLCADMTASKYHQVQFEAKCSMEILDDRMVDGFQVLLMTQKPMLRTFDHVFHLKHVSKLQSTCKKMQLLNELMDQGGNYVAAALPFIVSLLARGLSQRAQLVAHSLPQVPEWPIDAEPPKHKDVGPLTFGLLFVPEFAASMLEKGPQADHPEALEFRTFWGEKSELRRFQDGSICEAVVWEASTACQKRLIPEQIIRHLLKLHADIPESSICYTGALLESVIRTGKEAGGTGEEAMVSVVCSYDDLSRKLWNLKELPLTVTAVQGVHPALRYTDVFPPIPMKPIYSFHNRSKHFLLPSGEKPCPAYITPLRSKWVICHMEGSGQWPQDKGAIKRIKAAFHLQLAELLRQQHQLVCRPAVTHTDVYKDGYVFRLQVAYHREPLILKEVVTPEGMWKYQDTEESRQLELETLHLPYLTSSLHGLQQLHPVFGSTSRLAKRWISAQLLSDSISEECVDLLVAFLFLHPAPFTPPSSPQVGFLRFLNLLATFDWKNNPLIVNLNTGLTDSDCTEIKKKFIAARTHLPVMFLATPKDQWSSMWTRERPSAQILQRLVLLASESLRALEEQLMDPLGNQDVKMVFRPPLDFYDVLIHLNPNQIPRLLENVDRPVKSVSRGMVKNSSAMNILFPVVDYDPVQLYLHELRNAFDDLALFFYDKHGGEVIAVLWKPLGFQPQHFKVSSMRGRKVTTLNNELVCVPNVEAILEDFEILGEGLVKSVEARTEKWTI
- the NOL6 gene encoding nucleolar protein 6 isoform X1, whose amino-acid sequence is MASSPEVAEEAEQGPEAPAGGAVRRGKRAAPAAAAPQPAKLSRAELYKPPTSEELTQLKETEDLFHSSLLRLQIEELLKEVTLKEKKKKKIDAFLHEINSLLRAIPETPETELTDQAWLSKDVKVPFLQVPFNVKGKFRFVPPAELKVVGSYLLGTCIRPEINVDIAVTMPREIFQDKDNLNQRYHRKRALYLSHIAQHLSKEKLFGSVKFAYMNSNHLKPILLLRPQVLTGKDEKIVTVRLHACPYSDLFKPSRFFPTKNNVRTAWFMEQSTPKEGATEPPTPHYNNSILCDTVMLSHLHFLSNAATDFPGMKDGLALLKVWLNQRQLSKGLGCFSGFLVSMLVAYLLMKRKIVKMMSGYQVLRSTLQFLATTDLSVTGISLAKDADPSVPVLDDFHQAFEVVFVDPSGLVNLCADMTASKYHQVQFEAKCSMEILDDRMVDGFQVLLMTQKPMLRTFDHVFHLKHVSKLQSTCKKMQLLNELMDQGGNYVAAALPFIVSLLARGLSQRAQLVAHSLPQVPEWPIDAEPPKHKDVGPLTFGLLFVPEFAASMLEKGPQADHPEALEFRTFWGEKSELRRFQDGSICEAVVWEASTACQKRLIPEQIIRHLLKLHADIPESSICYTGALLESVIRTGKEAGGTGEEAMVSVVCSYDDLSRKLWNLKELPLTVTAVQGVHPALRYTDVFPPIPMKPIYSFHNRSKHFLLPSGEKPCPAYITPLRSKWVICHMEGSGQWPQDKGAIKRIKAAFHLQLAELLRQQHQLVCRPAVTHTDVYKDGYVFRLQVAYHREPLILKEVVTPEGMWKYQDTEESRQLELETLHLPYLTSSLHGLQQLHPVFGSTSRLAKRWISAQLLSDSISEECVDLLVAFLFLHPAPFTPPSSPQVGFLRFLNLLATFDWKNNPLIVNLNTGLTDSDCTEIKKKFIAARTHLPVMFLATPKDQWSSMWTRERPSAQILQRLVLLASESLRALEEQLMDPLGNQDVKMVFRPPLDFYDVLIHLNPNQIPRLLENVDRPVKSVSRGMVKNSSAMNILFPVVDYDPVQLYLHELRNAFDDLALFFYDKHGGEVIAVLWKPLGFQPQHFKVSSMRGRKVTTLNNELVCVPNVEAILEDFEILGEGLVKSVEARTEKWTI
- the NOL6 gene encoding nucleolar protein 6 isoform X2, encoding MASSPEVAEEAEQGPEAPAGGAVRRGKRAAPAAAAPQPAKLSRAELYKPPTSEELTQLKETEDLFHSSLLRLQIEELLKEVTLKEKKKKKIDAFLHEINSLLRAIPETPETELTDQAWLSKDVKVPFLQVPFNVKGKFRFVPPAELKVVGSYLLGTCIRPEINVDIAVTMPREIFQDKDNLNQRYHRKRALYLSHIAQHLSKEKLFGSVKFAYMNSNHLKPILLLRPQVLTGKDEKIVTVRLHACPYSDLFKPSRFFPTKNNVRTAWFMEQSTPKEGATEPPTPHYNNSILCDTVMLSHLHFLSNAATDFPGMKDGLALLKVWLNQRQLSKGLGCFSGFLVSMLVAYLLMKRKIVKMMSGYQVLRSTLQFLATTDLSVTGISLAKDADPSVPVLDDFHQAFEVVFVDPSGLVNLCADMTASKYHQVQFEAKCSMEILDDRMVDGFQVLLMTQKPMLRTFDHVFHLKHVSKLQSTCKKMQLLNELMDQGGNYVAAALPFIVSLLARGLSQRAQLVAHSLPQVPEWPIDAEPPKHKDVGPLTFGLLFVPEFAASMLEKGPQADHPEALEFRTFWGEKSELRRFQDGSICEAVVWEASTACQKRLIPEQIIRHLLKLHADIPESSICYTGALLESVIRTGKEAGGTGEEAMVSVVCSYDDLSRKLWNLKELPLTVTAVQGVHPALRYTDVFPPIPMKPIYSFHNRSKHFLLPSGEKPCPAYITPLRIICHMEGSGQWPQDKGAIKRIKAAFHLQLAELLRQQHQLVCRPAVTHTDVYKDGYVFRLQVAYHREPLILKEVVTPEGMWKYQDTEESRQLELETLHLPYLTSSLHGLQQLHPVFGSTSRLAKRWISAQLLSDSISEECVDLLVAFLFLHPAPFTPPSSPQVGFLRFLNLLATFDWKNNPLIVNLNTGLTDSDCTEIKKKFIAARTHLPVMFLATPKDQWSSMWTRERPSAQILQRLVLLASESLRALEEQLMDPLGNQDVKMVFRPPLDFYDVLIHLNPNQIPRLLENVDRPVKSVSRGMVKNSSAMNILFPVVDYDPVQLYLHELRNAFDDLALFFYDKHGGEVIAVLWKPLGFQPQHFKVSSMRGRKVTTLNNELVCVPNVEAILEDFEILGEGLVKSVEARTEKWTI
- the NOL6 gene encoding nucleolar protein 6 isoform X4, with the translated sequence MASSPEVAEEAEQGPEAPAGGAVRRGKRAAPAAAAPQPAKLSRAELYKPPTSEELTQLKETEDLFHSSLLRLQIEELLKEVTLKEKKKKKIDAFLHEINSLLRAIPETPETELTDQAWLSKDVKVPFLQVPFNVKGKFRFVPPAELKVVGSYLLGTCIRPEINVDIAVTMPREIFQDKDNLNQRYHRKRALYLSHIAQHLSKEKLFGSVKFAYMNSNHLKPILLLRPQGKDEKIVTVRLHACPYSDLFKPSRFFPTKNNVRTAWFMEQSTPKEGATEPPTPHYNNSILCDTVMLSHLHFLSNAATDFPGMKDGLALLKVWLNQRQLSKGLGCFSGFLVSMLVAYLLMKRKIVKMMSGYQVLRSTLQFLATTDLSVTGISLAKDADPSVPVLDDFHQAFEVVFVDPSGLVNLCADMTASKYHQVQFEAKCSMEILDDRMVDGFQVLLMTQKPMLRTFDHVFHLKHVSKLQSTCKKMQLLNELMDQGGNYVAAALPFIVSLLARGLSQRAQLVAHSLPQVPEWPIDAEPPKHKDVGPLTFGLLFVPEFAASMLEKGPQADHPEALEFRTFWGEKSELRRFQDGSICEAVVWEASTACQKRLIPEQIIRHLLKLHADIPESSICYTGALLESVIRTGKEAGGTGEEAMVSVVCSYDDLSRKLWNLKELPLTVTAVQGVHPALRYTDVFPPIPMKPIYSFHNRSKHFLLPSGEKPCPAYITPLRIICHMEGSGQWPQDKGAIKRIKAAFHLQLAELLRQQHQLVCRPAVTHTDVYKDGYVFRLQVAYHREPLILKEVVTPEGMWKYQDTEESRQLELETLHLPYLTSSLHGLQQLHPVFGSTSRLAKRWISAQLLSDSISEECVDLLVAFLFLHPAPFTPPSSPQVGFLRFLNLLATFDWKNNPLIVNLNTGLTDSDCTEIKKKFIAARTHLPVMFLATPKDQWSSMWTRERPSAQILQRLVLLASESLRALEEQLMDPLGNQDVKMVFRPPLDFYDVLIHLNPNQIPRLLENVDRPVKSVSRGMVKNSSAMNILFPVVDYDPVQLYLHELRNAFDDLALFFYDKHGGEVIAVLWKPLGFQPQHFKVSSMRGRKVTTLNNELVCVPNVEAILEDFEILGEGLVKSVEARTEKWTI